One stretch of Zingiber officinale cultivar Zhangliang chromosome 6B, Zo_v1.1, whole genome shotgun sequence DNA includes these proteins:
- the LOC121989727 gene encoding cation/H(+) antiporter 15-like, with translation MALNQTSPEHRMVCYDTNRIDSEGVFLGDKPLLFSVPLFLFELIVVFSSTNLLHSLLRRLHQCRFVSHILTGILLGPSVIGQRQALEQSLFPERGLLILEIISLFGIILYLFNISVKTELNLAWWEMQGRNAVAISVAGSLLPTILSAAAIASFQSVVPLDLRTSSFIYFVILRLSFSSFPVVVDALDELHLLNSALGRLSVASSLLEDVGYQLIVVVIKTAFMVSETTSVKARIGIPATVAAVLLLMVLGGGKAARWVAKRSARGQMLSEGCFLVLLLMALMASIMTTFIGFNMTMGPILLGLAVPGGMPVGVTLTERLQPLCAGLLLPLYLFIVGYRTDLGGLDRLWLCWVILLVVVLCYAGKLAGVVAASRHFNKMPMSDAISLGLMLNVKGFVEAFNFFFFVHNRLALPEHLPALTLSMVASTAATTPLIKTLYDPMLRYVVLKRQTVEHLLPVAELRLVVCVHREDHVNPVLDFLDVVRPTIESPLSLVVLHLNQLAGRSAPVFRPHHPTAEATIASDRITNAFHRHFESEQGSVSLSTFVAISPIGSMHNDVCMLALDHKACLALLPFHKHFNGARHTVDHAVQTVNRNVLDFAPCSAAILVGNTLPTCASFDDGGRRVAVYFLGGPDDREALALAFRMARSNISIRLTVVRFLPLQDKRLMVEHDEELMQDDSAVAQVREVCAGYEEKLLKNGEETAALVHRMSQEFELVMVGRRNGMETELTSGLSQWSECPELGIIGDMLAMEFADKIAIMVVQQHQSFRGRRSGGGSPENAGGEAISES, from the exons ATGGCGCTCAACCAGACGTCGCCGGAGCATCGCATGGTATGCTACGACACCAACCGCATCGACTCTGAAGGCGTCTTTCTCGGCGACAAGCCTCTCCTCTTCTCCGTCCCCCTCTTCCTCTTCGAGCTCATCGTCGTCTTCTCCTCCACCAACCTCCTCCATTCCCTCCTCCGCCGCCTCCACCAGTGCCGCTTTGTCTCCCACATACTC ACGGGCATTCTTCTCGGGCCGTCGGTGATCGGGCAACGACAAGCTCTGGAGCAGAGTCTGTTCCCGGAGCGCGGCCTCCTCATACTCGAGATCATCTCCCTCTTCGGCATCATCCTCTACCTCTTCAACATCAGCGTCAAGACGGAGCTCAACCTCGCTTGGTGGGAGATGCAGGGGCGGAACGCGGTGGCCATCAGCGTCGCCGGCTCCCTCCTGCCCACCATCCTCAGCGCCGCCGCTATCGCCAGCTTCCAGTCTGTTGTTCCCCTCGACCTCCGCACGAGCAGCTTCATCTACTTTGTCATCCTCCgcctttccttctcctcctttccCGTCGTCGTCGACGCCCTCGACGAGCTCCACCTCCTTAACTCCGCTCTCGGCCGGCTCTCCGTCGCCTCCTCCCTTCTCGAGGACGTCGGCTACCAACTCATCGTCGTGGTCATCAAGACCGCCTTTATGGTCTCCGAGACGACGTCCGTCAAGGCCCGCATTGGGATACCGGCCACGGTGGCGGCGGTGCTGCTGCTCATGGTGCTCGGAGGCGGGAAAGCGGCGCGGTGGGTGGCGAAGCGCTCGGCGCGGGGGCAGATGCTGTCGGAGGGTTGCTTCCTTGTGCTGCTCCTCATGGCACTGATGGCATCGATCATGACCACCTTCATCGGCTTCAACATGACCATGGGGCCGATTCTTCTGGGGCTCGCTGTGCCGGGAGGAATGCCGGTGGGCGTCACTTTAACGGAGAGGCTACAGCCGCTCTGCGCCGGGTTGCTCCTCCCGCTCTACTTGTTCATCGTCGGCTACCGGACCGATTTGGGGGGGCTGGACAGACTATGGCTGTGTTGGGTTATTCTGCTTGTTGTGGTCCTCTGCTACGCCGGAAAGCTCGCCGGAGTAGTCGCCGCCTCGCGCCACTTCAACAAGATGCCGATGAGTGATGCCATCTCGTTAGGGCTCATGCTCAACGTCAAGGGATTCGTAGAAGCCTTCAACTTTTTCTTCTTCGTTCACAACAGG CTGGCGTTGCCGGAGCATTTGCCGGCGCTGACGCTTTCAATGGTGGCATCGACGGCGGCCACGACGCCGCTCATCAAGACGTTGTACGACCCGATGCTGCGGTACGTGGTACTGAAGCGGCAAACCGTCGAACACCTTCTTCCCGTGGCGGAGCTCCGCCTCGTCGTCTGCGTCCACAGGGAGGACCACGTCAACCCCGTCCTCGACTTCCTGGACGTCGTCCGCCCCACCATCGAATCCCCACTCTCGCTCGTCGTCCTCCATCTCAACCAGCTCGCCGGTCGTTCCGCCCCGGTGTTCCGCCCTCACCACCCCACCGCTGAGGCCACCATCGCCTCCGACCGCATCACGAACGCCTTCCACCGCCACTTCGAGTCGGAGCAGGGAAGCGTCTCCCTAAGCACCTTCGTGGCAATCTCGCCCATCGGAAGCATGCACAACGACGTCTGCATGCTGGCCCTCGACCACAAGGCCTGCCTCGCCCTCCTCCCCTTCCACAAGCACTTCAACGGCGCTCGCCACACCGTCGACCACGCCGTCCAAACCGTAAATCGCAACGTCCTCGATTTCGCCCCCTGCTCCGCCGCCATCCTCGTCGGCAACACCCTCCCGACCTGCGCGAGCTTCGACGACGGCGGCCGCCGCGTCGCTGTCTACTTCCTCGGCGGCCCCGACGACCGCGAGGCCCTCGCGTTGGCTTTCCGCATGGCGAGGAGCAACATCTCCATCCGCCTCACCGTCGTGCGCTTCCTCCCGCTCCAGGACAAGAGGCTGATGGTGGAGCACGACGAGGAGCTGATGCAGGACGACTCGGCGGTGGCGCAGGTGCGGGAGGTGTGCGCCGGCTACGAGGAGAAATTGTTGAAGAACGGGGAGGAGACGGCGGCGTTAGTTCACCGGATGAGCCAGGAGTTCGAGCTGGTGATGGTGGGGAGGAGGAACGGGATGGAGACGGAGCTGACGAGCGGCCTGTCACAGTGGAGCGAGTGCCCGGAGTTGGGCATCATCGGCGACATGTTGGCAATGGAGTTCGCCGATAAGATAGCCATTATGGTGGTGCAGCAGCACCAGAGCTTCCGAGGTAGAAGAAGCGGAGGAGGATCGCCGGAGAATGCCGGCGGTGAGGCGATCTCTGAATCTTGA